From the Chitinophaga lutea genome, the window GTTGTTGTTGTATATCTCGAGTGAACTGCCACCCCCGCACAGGATCCCGTACCCGTGGGCGTCATTGCGCAGTTTCCCGTACCCCACCAGGCGGTTGCCGTACACTTTGTTGTTCGGGCCACGGGCCAGTGAAATCTGTATCCCGTCCTGCCCCATGGTTTCAAGATCGTTGTCATACACCAGCAGGTTTTCCAACCAGTGAGAACGCATTTCGGGACAGCCGCCCGGCGTATATAAATAGTTAGTATTCCCGATGTAGAAACCTTCGTAAGCGGCATTACGCCCCCTGATCTTGTGGATCTTCACGTTCCTCATTGTAAATGCGCCATCCAGCCACTGCGGGTTGTTGCAGCTTTGTGTTGTTTTGGCTACAATAAAACTGCTGACATCATGAATATTGATATGGTGCACATCAACATCGGTGGAGCCCTGGCCCAGGTAAATGCCGGTCAGCGTACCACCCGTAGTGTTTCGGCCATTGATATCAAAACCGTACTCGACACCAGGTGTGCCGGAACCGGAAATTTCGAGATTGGAGCATGTGGAGACCGCCAGTACTGTACCACCGGCAGATGCTTTATTGTTGACGCCGAGGCGCACCTGCCCTCCGACGTTTATCACCTGAACAGGACTCTCCGCAGTGCCCTTGATGTTACCAAGGTACAGGAATGCATAGTCTCCCGCCGGTACTTCAATGATGTCGCCGGGCAGAAGACCTAGGGAGGTCATCGCATTCGGGTAATTAAAACCGTTGTCCGGTGTATTCACCGTCAACCGCACCCGCCTCGGCGGGGCCAACGTTCCGGATGCCTGCACATCGGCAGCCATCGCAAACAGCAAAAACATCATCCACACTAGTACACATCTTCTCCGTTCTTTCCTGCCTGTTGGTTTGGAATTAGGATTGGTATAAAGGTTCTTCATCAAAAACTATGGTTATAGAATACAGTTACTTTGCAGTAATCTCAAAAAAACACGACAACAACAATAAAAATCATCAAAATTCCGTCGAAAATAACTATTTCCACGAAATAAATAATAAAATTTTCTTATATACATTAAGTCTGATTATAAATTATTAAAAAATGCATATTATAAGCGATAGACTGCCATTTTTGTATAAGAAACTGACGTTATAACATTTAATATTCTAATAAAAAGAAACTACCTTTACCCGCATTTTGGCCGCAGGGTTTCGTTTATGCGGCTCCCCATTAATCGTATCCACTTGAAAGGCGTTCATTAGATCACAAACTTTATTGCAGTAAATGGCTTTCAAACTCCTTTCGGCCCTAAAAAACCAACATTTGTACTCATTGATGGGAAATGTTGTGTCGGCTTTTTTCAATCTTTTATCGTTCGCGATCCTTGTACGGATGTTAGCCCCCGGCGCTTTCGGAGAATGGGTATTATTTCTGGCCACCTATACGATGCTTGACCTGATGCGGACGGCATTGCTGCAATCCGGCCTCATCAAATTTTACGCAGGCGTACCGGAGTACCGCGGCCGCAAGGTGGTAGGCGCCGCCTGGTACATCGCCATCACGCTTACACTGGTTTACCTGCTGGCCTGCGGTATCCTCGGATTTTTGGCGCCGTCGTTCCTCAGCCCCGTGTGGCAGCAGTTCATGCGCTGGCTGGGCCCTATGCTCCTGTTTTCACTCCCCTTCAACTTTGCCTCTTGGCTGTTACAGGCATCGCATAAATTCGACAAAATATTGCAGCTGCGGGTAGTGCAGAATGGCTCATTTCTCATATTGCTGTGTGCGCTTTACCTGACAGACTATTTTACCCTGCCTAACGTGCTGTATGCTTATGCGCTGGCGCTGGCCATCACCAGCATTTACAGCCTGTTTTTCCGCTGGACGCAGGTACGCACGATCTTTTTTCGTACCCGGTCGAGAGTACGCGAACTGGTAGTGTACGGCCGGCTGATCGTGGGTAGTATGCTCACCAGCTCGGCGCTCAATTATTCAGACAGCTTTATTATCCGGACGATGCTCAATCCTGCCGCTGTGGCTATGTACAGTATTCCGCAGAAATTCATGGAAGTGATCGAGATTATTCTCCGGAGTTTTGTTGCCACAGCGCAGCCCGCAATTTCAGCAGCGGTAAACAGGAACGACTGGCCCGGCGTGGCAAGGGCCTTTTGCCGGTATACTGGCGTGGTGACCATCATCATCATCCCTTTCATTTTCATTGCGGTACTGCTCACCAAACCGTTTATTCTCATCCTTGCAGACAGTACTTACCTGCCGGCCACCGACGTGGTCCGCATTTTCCTGCTGTCCGCGATCCTGTATCCGATAGACCGTTTCCTGGGTGTAACGCTGGACATGATTAACAAACCGCACTTGAGTTTTTATAAAAGCGTGCTCAAACTGGCGATCAATGTCCTGGGCGATATCCTGTTCATCTGGTGGTTTATGGACATCAGGGCCGTGGCGGCCGTTTCGGTATTGCATCTTGTTGTCGGCGTGGCATTCGGCTATTTCTGCCTGCAGAAATATCTGCATTTCAGCTGGCGCGATATTATGCGGCTGGGTGTATGGGAATGCCGGAACATCTTCCGCAAGGTGTTGACCAAACTCGGATACGCCCAAAACTCCGGCACCCTGTAGCTGCACGGCCGCGCTTTGTTTAAAATCCCCGAAGGGGAATTTATGACCACGGATTCCCCGATGATTGCCAATAGTTGACTACCTTGCGATAGTTTTTTTTCATTCAAAATCCCTGAAACTACATGAGAATTGGTATTGAAGCGCAACGCCTGTTCAGAACTAAGAAACATGGAGTAGAAATTGTTGCCCTGGAACTGATTAAACATCTGCAGCAAACAGACAAAAAAAATGAGTATTTCATTTTTGTAAAGCAGGATGCTGATGATGCCTGTATCCGGGAAACGGAGAACTTCCGCATTATTAAGCTGCCCTCGGCCCCATATCCCATATGGGAGCAATGGTTGTTGCCCCGGGCCATAAAAAAATACAAGCTGGATGTACTGCACTGTACAGCCAATACCGCTCCGCTGTTTCCGGGGGTGCGCACGGTGATTACCCTCCACGACGTCATATTTCTGGAATCCGTGAGTTTCAAAGGCACTGCTTACCAGAACTTCGGCAACCTTTACCGGCGCGCGGTTGTGCCAAGGGCCGCCAGGGGCCGGGAGCTGGTGACCGTTTCAGGGTACGAACAGCATAACATCGCCAAGGCGCTGAACATCCCGGCTTCGGCAGTAAAAGTAGTGCATAACGGGGTGAGCGGCATGTTCGCCCCCCGCACGGATCCCCGGCAGCTGGCGCAGATCAGGGACAAGTACGCGCTTCCGGAAAAATTCGTGTTGTTCTTTGCCAATCCCGCGCCGAAGAAAAACACCCCGAATGTGCTGGCCGCATTTGCATGGTACTGCCGCAATCACCCGGATTCGTCCATCAAACTGGTCATTACCGATTCCAGCAAAACATATATACGCCAGCAGATCAGCGAACTGAAGGCGGAGGATATCCTGCCCCGTTTACAGATCATGGACTACATCGCCTACAATGATCTGCCGTTTGTATATTCACTGGCTACACTCTACCTCTACCCTTCCCTTCGCGAAAGCTTCGGGCTGCCACTGCTGGAAGCCCAGGCGTGTGGAACGCCGGTGATTACCTCCAATATTTCATGCATGCCTGAAATAGCCGGAGAAGCGGCCATCTTTGTGGATCCATACAACCCGGTTTCGATTGGTGAAGCGATTACGGAGGCATTGCATAACAAAGACGCGGTGGCCGGGCTCTACGAAAAAGGAATCAACAATGCCCGCCTGTATTCATGGGAAGCTGCCGCGCAAAAGATGTGTGACATCTACGAACAGGCCCAATAAAAAAAGGAACTGGTACGCGGCGATCGTCAACCGGTACCAGTTTCCTGTCTGATTTTACTCAGAAAAAAATTACGCTATTTTAAGGCAGCTGTTTACAAAGAAACATTTCTATTTCTTTTTCAGCACGCGTGACTTGATAATGCTTTTACATAAGTGGCCAAATGCACTGGTGGCTTCCCATAACTCCGCTCCCAGGGAACGGCGGGGAAAATGCCGCAACACCATTTCTTCCGTCCAGGGCTCTTCGAAGTACTGGCGTATCTGCTGATCTTCCGGATCGATGACAAAATCAAAACCTCCCTCCCATTCTATGCGCACGGTATGCAAATCCGGGTGCGTGTACTCCAGTATCCTGTACCCGATGGAGCTTTTAGGCAGCTGGGTAAGGAACAGTTCTCCGAAGTCGAAATGCGGCTGACTGAAGTGCAGCTTCGCTTTTTCAACGAGTACCAGCTTGTTGTCTACTTCCAGCAGTACCCATTTGTGTGAGGCTTTCGGGAAGAGGAACTCACCGATCAATGAAGGGGTTTCTATATAACCGCGTTTTGCCACACGGAACTGTTCACGTAAGAAGGCCGCGGGGTCCGGCACATGTTCCAGCACCTGGTTGCAGATCACATAGTCGAACTCATGGTCCCTGAAAGGCAGCCGCTCACCGTCAGCCACCATAAACTGCTGGTTTTTACGCACGAGAATGTCGCCGCTCCGATGATAATTGTTATCGTCATATTTATCAACCACCACATTGGATCTGGGGTGCGGATTGTGCCCTCCGCCTACCTCGAGTACTTTATCGCCCGGCTTTACTTTGATATCGAAACGCGATCGCGGATTCCTGATTTTCATATTGCCCGATCTTAAATTTATCATTTGATTTTTGAGGTTATCTATTTTTTCATCCACCGTTCGTACCAGAGCTGGAACACGAGCAGGTTCCACAGCTTCTGATGGCTTACTTTGCCACCTTGCTGGTAACGTTGCAGCAGTGCCTGCACGTTTGCGCCGTTGATCAGCCCGGTGCTGTTGAGGTTGTCTGCCGACAGGTAATGATCCATCTGCGATTTCAGTTCATCCTTGAACCATTCCGTCAGTGGCGCAATGAACGGTTTTTTGGGACGCTCCATGATGGATCGCGGCACATATTTGTGAACGATCGTTTTAAGGAGATATTTGTTGATGTTGTTTTTTGTTTTCAGTGCGTCCGGCACTTTGGCGAGGTATTCCACCAAACGGTGGTCCAGCATGGGCTCACGGCCTTCGATGCTCACGCTCATGGTGGCGCGGTCCATCTTCACCAGGTTGTTATCGACCAGGAAGGTCATATAATCCACCGCCAGCAGGCGATTCAGCTTTCCATTCACTGCGGTGAGATTGCCATTGAGGTCGAAGTTGGTTTTATACCGTTCTACCGGCACACCCATGTAATGGTCTGCCTCACTTTCCGTTACGTACTGGCTGATATATTTCATGGCCATCTCGGGTTTGCCGGAATGCCAGATCAGTTTCATTTTTTCGAAGCGGGTAGCAAAGTTGTACTTTTTGTTGAAGTACGGGATATGTTCCGGGTTGACGAGGCCCATCGCTGCGCTGGCCATCACCTGTACGGCGCGTGGCATGCGGCTTGTGTAGCCGATCGACTGGTTGAATTTGTTGTAACCGGCAAAGATTTCGTCTCCTCCATCGCCACCCAGGGCCACTTTCACTTCCTTGCTTGCCAGTAAACTCACGAGCGTGGTGGGCACGGTGGAATTGTCGGCAAAGGGCTCATCGTAAATCTCCGGCAGTTTATGCAGTACAGACAGTGCGTCTGCCGGGCCTACGATCCACTCATGGTGGTCTGTTCCCAGGTGCATGGCAATTTTTTTCGCCTCTGCGGATTCGTCGAACTGCTGTTCTTTATAACCGATGGTAAAGGTTTTGATACGCGATGCAGTGCCGGCCTGCAGAATGGCGGCCACACTTGTGCTGTCGTATCCACCGCTGAGGAACACACCCACCGGCACGTCTGATACCATGCGGTACTTGTAAGCGCTTTGCAGCAAGGCTTCCGTTTTCCGGAGCACTTCTTCCTCGTTGTCTTTCACCAGGGGCTGGCTGTACGCGTTCAGTACGCTCCAGTAACATTCAAGGGAGGGGTTGCCGTGCTTCAGTGAAACACGCAAAAGATGCCCGGGTTTTAATTTCCAGGTGTCCTTGAAGATGGAATACGGAGCCGGGATATAGCTGTATTGAAGGAACAGCGAAAGGCTGTTGACATCTATCTCTTTGCGGAAACGCGGATGCTGGTGAAAGCTTTTCAGTTCGGAAGCAAAAAGGAGCGTATTGTTCTGCCAGTAATAATATAAAGGTTTCACACCCGCACGGTCGCGCACCAGCACCAGTTCTTCGCGCGCCTGGTCGAGGATGGCGAAGGCGAACATGCCGATGCATTTGTCCACCACTTTCTCCTGCCAGAGGTCGTAACCTTTCAGCAGCACTTCGGTATCGGAGCCGGAAGAAAAGGTATAGCCATGCTGTTCCAGTTCTTTCCGGATTTCTTTATAGTTGTATACTTCTCCATTGAAAATAATGGTGAGTGCGCCAAACTCCATGGGCTGATGCCCCGAGCTGGAGAGGTCCAGGATGGACAGGCGCCGGTGGCCCAGCCCGATGGTGCACGACGGATGCTCTACCGTCTTGTACCCGGCATCATTAGGCCCCCTGTGCTGCAGCACGTCAGTCATACCCCGCAGAATTTCTTCCCCGGAGCGTCGGCTGAAATCAATAAAACCGGCAATACCACACATTAGACAACTTTTTTGATGTTTTTAATATTCCAGAACAATCCGTTCCAGAATGCTTTCAGATGCGCATGTTCCCGCTTCAGCAGGAACGTGAGCGTGTTTTTCGGGATGGTGAACAGGGCCAGGTAACACATAAACACTGCGCGGTGAAGCAGCTTCACATTCCGGCGCATAAAGAGGATGCGGTTACGTGTGATGTAATATGTCTTGAGCGGGCTGTTCTTCCCGGTAGTCATCGACTCTTTATGGTAAATCAGTGATTTGTACTGATAGTAAACCTTGTATCCTTTCCGTTTGATCTGTTCGCACCAGTCGAACTCTTCGTAGTAGAGGAAAAAAATTTCCGGCATCAGGCCCACCTCCTGCAATACCCGGGCGGGAATCATCATGCCGCCGCCGTGCGCGTAATTGGTTTCGGTAACCTTGTCGTACTGTCCGTTGTCCGGTTCCTTGCAGCCCACCATGCCGTTGCGCCCCGTAAAGATGTCGACCGCCTGGTAACCGGCGTATTCGATGGTGCCTTTGTGGAAGTAGTAGTGGAATTTAGGGCTCGCGATGCCGGCATCCGGATATTGTGCAAACAGTTCCAGCAGGCCTTCGATGAGGCCGTCTGTAAATTCCGTATCGTTGTTGACGAGAAACAGGTATTCCCCGAGGGCTGCGCGCAGGCCCAGGTTATTGCCGCCAGAGAAGCCGAGGTTTTTTTCGCTCCTGATCACCTTTACGGCCGGGTCCACCGCTTTCAATGCGGTGGTGGGGTCTTCAGCCGAAGCATTGTCCACCACGATCACTTCCACATTCCTGTAGGTATTGCGCGTAATAGACCGCAGCAGATCGCACGTCACCGCGGCATTGTTGTAGTTGACGGTGATGATGGAAACAAGCGGGCCGTATGACTCAGTTTGCGTTGCCATCTAACAGGGGATTGTCGATACCGGTTTTGGTATGTTTAGTGTGAATGAATGTTTTGTTTGCGCCTTTCAGCCTGAACATCAGCGCCACCATAATACCCAGCACACGGGGCAGCGCCATCATGGCCGTAAAGAAATACGTGGTGTAAAACTTCTTGGGCAGCGGCAGCAGCAGGCTGATGATAAACATCGCCATGATTATAAGCCAGGCAGCGGCCGGTATACCAAGATACGGGGAAAAGAGCAGATATACCAGTGTAAAAAACCCGACTGCCACCAGCAGCAGCATACGCGGCATCAGCATGTTCTGTATTACGGCCAGGTTGAAATAATCGATCTGACCGCGGAAAAGTGCTTTCATACCCGGGGCAAAGAATTTCCGGAGGTAAACGATCTGGGCTGATATCCAGCGGCGGCGCTGATTGCGGAACGCATTCGGGTTTTCGACCTTCTCATCGAACACCAGCGCGTTTTCGAGGTAGTGTATCTTTTTACCGTGGGCTACCACTAACAGCTGTAATACTTTATCGAACCCGCCGATAGCCTGTATGTCTTTCAGTACCGATTTTACGAATGCGAAAGGAAACACCATACCGGAGCCGATCACGGGAGCGGACAGGCCAACCGCGTTGGCGCCTTTACGGTGAATATGATTGGCAACGATTTCGTTGGCCGCATCGAGGATAGCAAACGGTGTATCCATGTTTTTGGCCACGCGTTGCGCCTGGAGCACTTCTTTGCCTTCCAGCCAGGCCTGATTCACTTTGAGGAGAAAATCTTTTTCCAGCACATTATCCGCGTCACAGATCAGCGCCAGGTCGTAGCGGTCTTCCAGCTGTTCAAAAGCTGTATTGAGCGATTTGGCTTTGGTGCTCACATCGAAAGAAACCGGGATCACACGTACGCCGGGGCCACGGAGGGCCTCCAGTGTTTCCGGTCGCAGGGAGTCCGCAATCACCACGGTGTCGTAATACGCTTTCGGGTAATTGAGGTGACTGTAGCTTTCGGCTGCTGAGAGAATAACTTCGTCTTCCTTATACGCAGGCACCAGAATGGCTATGCGCTGATAAGACGGGGGGGGCTGCACAATGTTTTTTTTCCTGCGGGCCAGTTTTCCGGCCACGGAGAAGAAAAAGTTAAAAAAGACGCATCCGGCTAAGTAGGTAAAAATTATTATCTCAATAATCAGTAACATTATACATTATCTTTTTGAATAAGGGCAAACGGCGTGTTCACCATCAGCCACATATCATACGCGAAGGTGTTTTTGTTCGCATAGTTGATATCGAGCTGAATCCGTTCTTCCACAGACATCTCTGCTTTGCCGCGTTTGCTGATCTGCCAGAGGCCGGTGATGCCGGCCGGGGCCAGAAAGCGCTCCACCCATTCGTCTGTAGTGAGGGTGGTGGCTTCATACAAAGGTAACGGACGGTTACCAACGAGCGACATATCTCCTTTCAGCACGTTGAAAAGCTGGGGCAGCTCATCGAGACTGCTGTTGCGGAGGAAATTGCCGAGTTTGGTGATCCTGGGGTCGTTAGACACCTTATAGAAAACAGGGCCTTTTCCGTCTGTAGCATACTGGTTCAGGTGCTGCAGCTGCTGGAGTTTTTTGTCCGCATCGGGCACCATGGTCCTGAATTTGTAGAATTTGAACACTTTATAGTTCCTGCCGGCTCTTTTAGCTGCGTAAAAGATGGGGCCTTTGGATTCCATGCGGATGGCCGCGGCAATCACCAGCATTATAGGCGCAGCGCAAATGAGGCCGAAGCTCGCGGCGGTGATATCCAGGGAACGTTTCAGGAAGTTGCTTACGCCTTTCCCTTTGTAATGAGCCCTGGGCATCGCCATTTTTTCACCCTGCAC encodes:
- a CDS encoding glycosyltransferase family 2 protein, whose amino-acid sequence is MATQTESYGPLVSIITVNYNNAAVTCDLLRSITRNTYRNVEVIVVDNASAEDPTTALKAVDPAVKVIRSEKNLGFSGGNNLGLRAALGEYLFLVNNDTEFTDGLIEGLLELFAQYPDAGIASPKFHYYFHKGTIEYAGYQAVDIFTGRNGMVGCKEPDNGQYDKVTETNYAHGGGMMIPARVLQEVGLMPEIFFLYYEEFDWCEQIKRKGYKVYYQYKSLIYHKESMTTGKNSPLKTYYITRNRILFMRRNVKLLHRAVFMCYLALFTIPKNTLTFLLKREHAHLKAFWNGLFWNIKNIKKVV
- a CDS encoding class I SAM-dependent methyltransferase translates to MKIRNPRSRFDIKVKPGDKVLEVGGGHNPHPRSNVVVDKYDDNNYHRSGDILVRKNQQFMVADGERLPFRDHEFDYVICNQVLEHVPDPAAFLREQFRVAKRGYIETPSLIGEFLFPKASHKWVLLEVDNKLVLVEKAKLHFSQPHFDFGELFLTQLPKSSIGYRILEYTHPDLHTVRIEWEGGFDFVIDPEDQQIRQYFEEPWTEEMVLRHFPRRSLGAELWEATSAFGHLCKSIIKSRVLKKK
- a CDS encoding glycosyltransferase family 4 protein; protein product: MRIGIEAQRLFRTKKHGVEIVALELIKHLQQTDKKNEYFIFVKQDADDACIRETENFRIIKLPSAPYPIWEQWLLPRAIKKYKLDVLHCTANTAPLFPGVRTVITLHDVIFLESVSFKGTAYQNFGNLYRRAVVPRAARGRELVTVSGYEQHNIAKALNIPASAVKVVHNGVSGMFAPRTDPRQLAQIRDKYALPEKFVLFFANPAPKKNTPNVLAAFAWYCRNHPDSSIKLVITDSSKTYIRQQISELKAEDILPRLQIMDYIAYNDLPFVYSLATLYLYPSLRESFGLPLLEAQACGTPVITSNISCMPEIAGEAAIFVDPYNPVSIGEAITEALHNKDAVAGLYEKGINNARLYSWEAAAQKMCDIYEQAQ
- a CDS encoding oligosaccharide flippase family protein, coding for MGNVVSAFFNLLSFAILVRMLAPGAFGEWVLFLATYTMLDLMRTALLQSGLIKFYAGVPEYRGRKVVGAAWYIAITLTLVYLLACGILGFLAPSFLSPVWQQFMRWLGPMLLFSLPFNFASWLLQASHKFDKILQLRVVQNGSFLILLCALYLTDYFTLPNVLYAYALALAITSIYSLFFRWTQVRTIFFRTRSRVRELVVYGRLIVGSMLTSSALNYSDSFIIRTMLNPAAVAMYSIPQKFMEVIEIILRSFVATAQPAISAAVNRNDWPGVARAFCRYTGVVTIIIIPFIFIAVLLTKPFILILADSTYLPATDVVRIFLLSAILYPIDRFLGVTLDMINKPHLSFYKSVLKLAINVLGDILFIWWFMDIRAVAAVSVLHLVVGVAFGYFCLQKYLHFSWRDIMRLGVWECRNIFRKVLTKLGYAQNSGTL
- the asnB gene encoding asparagine synthase (glutamine-hydrolyzing); translated protein: MCGIAGFIDFSRRSGEEILRGMTDVLQHRGPNDAGYKTVEHPSCTIGLGHRRLSILDLSSSGHQPMEFGALTIIFNGEVYNYKEIRKELEQHGYTFSSGSDTEVLLKGYDLWQEKVVDKCIGMFAFAILDQAREELVLVRDRAGVKPLYYYWQNNTLLFASELKSFHQHPRFRKEIDVNSLSLFLQYSYIPAPYSIFKDTWKLKPGHLLRVSLKHGNPSLECYWSVLNAYSQPLVKDNEEEVLRKTEALLQSAYKYRMVSDVPVGVFLSGGYDSTSVAAILQAGTASRIKTFTIGYKEQQFDESAEAKKIAMHLGTDHHEWIVGPADALSVLHKLPEIYDEPFADNSTVPTTLVSLLASKEVKVALGGDGGDEIFAGYNKFNQSIGYTSRMPRAVQVMASAAMGLVNPEHIPYFNKKYNFATRFEKMKLIWHSGKPEMAMKYISQYVTESEADHYMGVPVERYKTNFDLNGNLTAVNGKLNRLLAVDYMTFLVDNNLVKMDRATMSVSIEGREPMLDHRLVEYLAKVPDALKTKNNINKYLLKTIVHKYVPRSIMERPKKPFIAPLTEWFKDELKSQMDHYLSADNLNSTGLINGANVQALLQRYQQGGKVSHQKLWNLLVFQLWYERWMKK
- a CDS encoding sugar transferase; translation: METTAPITSLAPTLPLHQATVRAERIALFIGKAFPEVAFSAFFHRVMEGHTAKDGQALISDLLSMERKAPAAIFLDYSTVSRRDSESWAAYFKSYQALRTIPFFLLAGEITDEVKVFTKQCGFIDEVVTPACTEQQLKAKVEFISKIKRMQSVQGEKMAMPRAHYKGKGVSNFLKRSLDITAASFGLICAAPIMLVIAAAIRMESKGPIFYAAKRAGRNYKVFKFYKFRTMVPDADKKLQQLQHLNQYATDGKGPVFYKVSNDPRITKLGNFLRNSSLDELPQLFNVLKGDMSLVGNRPLPLYEATTLTTDEWVERFLAPAGITGLWQISKRGKAEMSVEERIQLDINYANKNTFAYDMWLMVNTPFALIQKDNV
- a CDS encoding glycosyltransferase; translation: MAGKLARRKKNIVQPPPSYQRIAILVPAYKEDEVILSAAESYSHLNYPKAYYDTVVIADSLRPETLEALRGPGVRVIPVSFDVSTKAKSLNTAFEQLEDRYDLALICDADNVLEKDFLLKVNQAWLEGKEVLQAQRVAKNMDTPFAILDAANEIVANHIHRKGANAVGLSAPVIGSGMVFPFAFVKSVLKDIQAIGGFDKVLQLLVVAHGKKIHYLENALVFDEKVENPNAFRNQRRRWISAQIVYLRKFFAPGMKALFRGQIDYFNLAVIQNMLMPRMLLLVAVGFFTLVYLLFSPYLGIPAAAWLIIMAMFIISLLLPLPKKFYTTYFFTAMMALPRVLGIMVALMFRLKGANKTFIHTKHTKTGIDNPLLDGNAN